TTGATTTTCCTGAACTCACTCTTTATCGCTCTGATTATTTTCTATGTGTACCCATTGCGATTTTTGACACTTTTTTTGACCAATCTGATCTTTGGGGCTGAGCTTTCTTTGCAGATTTCGCCAATTGAAATTCCCGATTTGATGATTTACTATGGTGGGGTAGCCTTTGCTTTATATTTCGTGGTTTTTTGGTTCTATTATTTTGCCTTAAACAATCGGGAATCTTTAGGCTTAAGTAACTACGAAGTCTTTCATACCAAATATCAGCGCTTGAGAATTGTAATCATGTTCACAGTTCCCTTAATTTCAATCCTGTTAGTTTGGCTGATCCGTTCATACTCTATTACCTGGGCGTCTTTCTTGGGAGGGATGGTTTATGGATTGTACACACCGGCGATTATGCTGTGGGTGAAATCTTATAAAAAGGCGGCCAAAAGTATTAATTAGCAGTGGCGAGGGTACAGTTTTGACTGGCTAAGCAGGACAGCACCTGACGGTATCCCACGCTGTTTTGCCTTATCTTAAACCTTAGAATTGAATAAACCTATAGAAACCCTATTTCCATGCTTTTTCATCACCTTAAAATCTTATCCTTATTTCTAATCGGTTTTTTTGCCGTTTCATTTGCTCAGGCCCAAGAGATAAAGCAGGAATTCTGGCCGGATGGATCGCCTATTTCTCCTTGGTTTCATGACTATACCAAAGT
This genomic window from Algoriphagus sp. TR-M9 contains:
- a CDS encoding TMEM175 family protein, producing MRNQLFKSSYKDPNITYRGLSPSRLDNLTDAVFGIAVTLLIFNVSSPDSLQDLIVFTKTLPAFLISIGFLIVIWQEHVRFSEIYTLRGSWLIFLNSLFIALIIFYVYPLRFLTLFLTNLIFGAELSLQISPIEIPDLMIYYGGVAFALYFVVFWFYYFALNNRESLGLSNYEVFHTKYQRLRIVIMFTVPLISILLVWLIRSYSITWASFLGGMVYGLYTPAIMLWVKSYKKAAKSIN